From the Lathyrus oleraceus cultivar Zhongwan6 chromosome 4, CAAS_Psat_ZW6_1.0, whole genome shotgun sequence genome, one window contains:
- the LOC127136104 gene encoding uncharacterized protein LOC127136104: MEGEFGGLRKFERNNPLTFKGRYDPEGAQVWLQEYEKIFRVMEYSDEQKVMFLTHMLAEEAEYWWDNARQGLEVAGSEITWENFMIEFLDKYFHVDVCSKMEIEFLELKQGNMFVDDYVMKFEEVSRIYDEDSHAKSAHCKSVSEKKSGNQNHDKPYGAPANKGNCKASGGKETSGGAAHASVRCFSYGGMGHLASECKSSGQKYFKCGKSGHRIADCKSNMLTCFNCGEPYHISTQCQNPNKVQYGGKVFSLSGAETTRSDNLIRVTSFINGVSLISLIDTGAMHLFISLYYAKKLNLEVPFMVMSMVIDTPANGLVTTSWVC; encoded by the exons ATGGAAGGCGAGTTTGGAGGGCTGAGAAAGTTCGAGAGGAACAATCCTCTGACTTTTAAGGGGAGATATGACCCGGAAGGTGCTCAAGTTTGGTTGCAAGAGTATGAGAAGATCTTCAGGGTAATGGAATATTCAGACGAGCAGAAGGTCATGTTTCTTACTCATATGTTGGCTGAGGAAGCGGAGTATTGGTGGGACAATGCTCGTCAGGGGCTTGAAGTTGCGGGTAGTGAGATCACATGGGAAAATTTCATGATTGAGTTCCTTGATAAGTACTTTCATGTTGATGTTTGTAGCAAGATGGAGATCGAGTTCCTTGAGCTAAAGCAAGGTAACATGTTTGTTGATGATTACGTTATGAAGTTTGAAGAGGTGTCTAG AATCTACGATGAGGATAGTCATGCTAAATCTGCTCACTGTAAGAGTGTTAGTGAGAAGAAAAGTGGAAATcaaaaccatgataaaccttatGGAGCTCCAGCTAATAAAGGGAACTGCAAGGCTTCCGGTGGGAAAGAGACAAGTGGGGGAGCTGCTCATGCTTCTGTCAGATGTTTTAGTTATGGAGGGATGGGCCATCTTGCTAGTGAATGCAAGAGTTCTGGCCAGAAATATTTCAAGTGTGGAAAGTCAGGACACCGTATTGCTGATTGTAAGAGTAATATGTTGACTTGCTTTAATTGTGGAGAACCATATCACATTAGTACTCAGTGTCAAAACCCAAATAAAGTTCAGTATGGAGGGAAAGTTTTTTCCTTGAGTGGAGCAGAGACTACTAGATCTGATAACTTGATTCGAGTTACGTCCTTTATTAATGGTGTGTCTTTGATTTCTCTTATTGACACGGGTGCAATGCATTTATTCATATCTCTCTATTATGCTAAAAAGTTGAATCTTGAAGTACCTTTTATGGTTATGAGTATGGTCATTGATACCCCAGCTAATGGTTTGGTGACTACTTCATGGGTTTGTTGA